From Streptomyces sp. HUAS MG91, the proteins below share one genomic window:
- a CDS encoding DUF742 domain-containing protein encodes MSEEPDEGLELTSPLVPLFVITNGRALPPDHQYAHTALVTAARDADTAARALSPEARTVLDLVANGFLSVAEVAGHTHLPLGIVRILLAQLEEGGLILVRKPIPSAERVDRELVSAVLDGLRKKRFGA; translated from the coding sequence ATGTCTGAGGAGCCCGACGAGGGACTGGAACTCACCTCTCCCTTAGTACCGCTCTTCGTGATCACGAACGGGCGTGCCCTGCCGCCGGATCACCAGTACGCGCACACCGCGCTGGTGACGGCCGCCCGCGACGCCGACACCGCCGCGCGCGCCCTGTCCCCCGAGGCGCGCACGGTCCTGGACCTGGTGGCCAACGGGTTCCTGTCCGTGGCCGAGGTGGCCGGACACACCCATCTGCCGCTGGGCATCGTCCGCATCCTGCTGGCGCAGCTGGAGGAGGGTGGCCTGATCCTCGTCCGCAAGCCCATCCCCAGTGCCGAAAGGGTCGACAGGGAGCTGGTCAGCGCCGTCCTCGACGGCCTGCGGAAGAAGCGATTCGGAGCGTAA
- a CDS encoding roadblock/LC7 domain-containing protein, with protein MTPDLSWMLQDIVQNVPLARHAVLLSADGLPRGATEGLDPKDVDTISAAMAGMQSLSRATAHFAGSAKEGEWSQTVIEFDHGWIFLIGAGQGAYLAAAAEPDVDMQQISFRMHRLVARLGNNLTSPPRVPTDEYGASGSGAADRPGATGGSGFVLPELDRAVAEVRGARHAVLLGGDGLPRGATSAMSRDLADTISAAMTGIHAYSRVTSQFAGAVENATWRQTVIEFSHGWIFLIAAGDGAFLAASAEHDCDIEEFTTRLHQAVPELTAHSAPGGRVGDV; from the coding sequence ATGACGCCAGACCTGTCCTGGATGCTCCAGGACATCGTGCAGAACGTGCCCCTGGCGCGGCACGCCGTCCTGCTGTCCGCCGACGGTCTTCCCCGCGGTGCGACGGAGGGGCTGGACCCGAAGGACGTCGACACCATCTCGGCCGCCATGGCGGGCATGCAGTCCCTCAGCCGGGCCACCGCGCACTTCGCCGGTTCGGCGAAGGAAGGGGAGTGGAGCCAGACGGTCATCGAGTTCGACCACGGCTGGATCTTCCTGATCGGTGCCGGGCAGGGCGCCTATCTCGCCGCCGCGGCCGAGCCCGACGTCGACATGCAGCAGATCTCCTTCCGCATGCACCGGCTGGTGGCCCGCCTGGGCAACAACCTCACCTCGCCGCCCCGCGTCCCGACGGACGAGTACGGGGCGTCGGGCTCCGGCGCCGCGGACCGGCCCGGGGCCACCGGCGGGTCGGGGTTCGTGCTGCCCGAGCTGGACCGGGCGGTCGCGGAGGTACGCGGCGCCCGGCACGCCGTCCTGCTGGGCGGGGACGGACTGCCGCGCGGGGCGACCTCCGCGATGAGCCGGGACCTGGCGGACACCATCTCCGCCGCCATGACCGGCATCCACGCCTACAGCCGGGTGACGTCCCAGTTCGCGGGCGCCGTCGAGAACGCGACGTGGCGGCAGACAGTCATCGAGTTCTCGCACGGATGGATCTTCCTGATCGCCGCCGGCGACGGGGCCTTCCTCGCCGCGTCGGCCGAACACGACTGCGACATCGAGGAGTTCACCACCCGCCTGCACCAGGCGGTACCGGAACTGACCGCGCACTCCGCACCCGGAGGGAGAGTCGGCGATGTCTGA